Proteins encoded within one genomic window of Bacillus sp. 1NLA3E:
- the ccsB gene encoding c-type cytochrome biogenesis protein CcsB, translated as MVSASANLLFTAFILYLVATLFFGGAIKEKKGLNDSEKPNNWAKIGIVITLIGFLAQIGYFVTRWIASGHAPVSNLYEYTTFFGMALVGAFIVIYFIYKTPLLGLFTLPVAILVIAYASMFPKEINPLIPSLQSYWLHIHVTTAAMGEAILAISFAAGLIYLVKVVDQTKASKRTFWLEVVLFGLISTLGFVVASTAFTAVHYDASFTWVDKNDNSAELVYDMPALAGPHQGKLETKGAFEPLVEMPAFINAKKMNTVVWSLGAGIVLYGLIRLILRKRISAALQPLAKNINMDLVDEIGYRSVLIGFPVFTLGALIFAMIWAQIAWTRFWGWDPKEVWALITWLFYAAFLHLRLSKGWHGEKSAWLAVIGFVIIMFNLVAVNLVIAGLHSYAG; from the coding sequence GTGGTCAGTGCAAGTGCAAATTTGTTATTTACGGCGTTTATTCTTTATTTAGTCGCCACTTTGTTTTTTGGCGGGGCAATAAAGGAAAAAAAGGGGTTAAATGATAGTGAAAAACCGAATAATTGGGCGAAAATAGGGATTGTTATAACCCTCATTGGATTCCTTGCACAAATAGGTTACTTTGTTACTAGATGGATTGCTTCAGGACATGCACCTGTAAGTAATCTGTATGAATACACAACTTTTTTTGGGATGGCATTAGTTGGTGCGTTTATCGTTATTTATTTTATATATAAAACACCTTTATTGGGATTATTCACCCTGCCAGTTGCTATCCTAGTGATTGCCTATGCTAGTATGTTTCCAAAAGAAATTAATCCACTCATTCCATCATTGCAAAGTTACTGGCTTCATATCCATGTAACGACTGCGGCAATGGGTGAGGCCATATTAGCCATCAGTTTTGCAGCAGGTTTGATTTATTTAGTAAAGGTCGTAGATCAAACAAAGGCCAGCAAGAGAACTTTTTGGCTGGAAGTTGTGTTATTTGGTTTAATTAGTACGCTTGGTTTTGTGGTAGCTTCAACCGCTTTTACTGCTGTTCATTATGATGCGAGCTTTACTTGGGTCGACAAAAATGATAATTCAGCAGAGTTGGTATATGATATGCCCGCTTTAGCAGGACCACATCAAGGAAAGCTAGAAACAAAGGGTGCGTTTGAGCCTTTAGTTGAAATGCCCGCTTTTATTAATGCGAAAAAGATGAACACTGTTGTGTGGTCACTAGGAGCAGGAATTGTTTTGTATGGACTAATTCGGTTAATCCTAAGAAAACGGATTTCTGCTGCGTTACAACCGTTAGCGAAAAATATTAATATGGATTTGGTAGATGAAATTGGATATCGGTCCGTTTTAATTGGATTTCCTGTATTTACTTTAGGTGCATTGATTTTTGCGATGATTTGGGCGCAAATTGCCTGGACAAGATTTTGGGGTTGGGACCCAAAAGAAGTATGGGCGCTCATCACGTGGTTGTTTTATGCAGCTTTTTTACATTTACGTCTGTCTAAAGGGTGGCATGGTGAAAAATCTGCATGGCTAGCAGTTATAGGTTTTGTCATCATTATGTTTAACCTAGTAGCAGTCAACCTAGTAATTGCTGGACTTCATTCTTACGCAGGATAA
- a CDS encoding response regulator encodes MDKEVRILVVDDEERIRRLLKMYLEREEYIIDEAEDGNEALVKAIANDYDVILLDLMMPGKDGIEVCRDLREKKSTPVIMLTAKGEEINRVQGFEVGTDDYIVKPFSPREVVLRVKALLRRSSQTSYLQTETTTKDVIVFPHLTIDNDAHRVTADGKEVSLTPKEYELLYFLAKSPDKVFDREQLLKEVWHYEFFCDLRTVDTHVKRLREKLNKVSEQAARMIVTVWGVGYKFEVINE; translated from the coding sequence ATGGATAAAGAAGTAAGGATTTTAGTAGTAGATGATGAAGAAAGAATTCGCCGCTTATTAAAAATGTACCTTGAGCGCGAAGAATACATAATTGATGAAGCTGAGGACGGTAACGAAGCCCTCGTAAAAGCGATTGCAAATGACTATGATGTCATTTTGCTTGATTTAATGATGCCGGGTAAAGACGGTATAGAAGTTTGTCGTGATCTCCGGGAGAAAAAATCAACTCCCGTTATTATGCTGACTGCAAAAGGTGAAGAAATAAACAGAGTGCAGGGTTTTGAAGTAGGTACAGATGATTATATCGTGAAACCGTTTAGTCCACGTGAAGTTGTCCTACGAGTTAAGGCATTGTTGCGTCGGTCTTCTCAAACAAGCTACCTGCAAACAGAAACAACTACCAAAGATGTGATCGTTTTCCCACATTTAACAATTGATAATGATGCCCACCGTGTTACTGCTGATGGCAAGGAAGTGAGCTTGACTCCAAAGGAATACGAACTTTTGTATTTCTTAGCAAAGTCTCCAGACAAAGTGTTTGATCGTGAGCAATTGTTAAAAGAAGTCTGGCATTATGAATTTTTTTGTGACCTGCGAACTGTAGATACCCATGTAAAACGTTTGCGTGAAAAATTAAATAAGGTTTCAGAACAAGCGGCGCGAATGATCGTTACAGTTTGGGGAGTCGGCTACAAGTTTGAGGTCATCAATGAATGA